CGCGCGAACGTTCCGGCGCGATCTGTCGCTTTCGCGAAAGCGACAGATCGCGCCGCCGTACCGCGGCCGCGCGGGGCACACGACGAAGCGGGGCCCGCGCCGCCCCCGGCACGGACCCCGCTCGTTGCGGTGGCAGGACTAGCGCGCCGTCGCCAGCACGTCGTTCGCCCCCGCGGCGACGCTCACGGGTGCACCCGTGACCGGGGTGGGCCGTCCCAGGGAACGGACGGTCCAACCCGCTTCGACCCAGTCCTCGACCGGGAGGCAGTTGCGCGCGTCGATCACGACGCGGCGCCCGACGACCTCGCCGAGCGACACGGGCGACGCCTCGATGATCTCGTCCCACTCGGTGAGGACCAGGACCACGTCGGCGCCCTCGATGGCGGCTTCCTTCGTGGCGGCGTAGGTCAGCGTCGGGAACGAACGGCGGGCGGTCTCGTTCGCCTCCGGGTCCCACAGCGAGACCTGGGCGCCGCGGAGGTGCAGCGCCGCGGCGACGTTGAGCGCCGGGGAGTCGCGGACGTCGTCGGTCAGCGGCTTGAACGCGGCCCCGATGACGGCGACGCGGCGGTTGAGCACCGATCCGCCGACGGCCTCGATCGCCATGTCGATGACCCGCTCGCGCTGCCCCATGTTGATCTCGTCGACCTGCTGCATGAAGCCGACGACCCGGCCGGCGCCGAGTTCGTTCGCGCGGTGCATGAGCGCGCGGATGTCCTTCGGCAGGCAGCCTCCGCCGAAGCCGAGGCCGGCGTTCAGGAACTTCCGGCCGATGCGGGCGTCGTGCCCGAGGGCGTCCGCGAGCGTCGACACGTCGGCACCGGTGATGGCGCACATCTCCGAGATCGCGTTGATGAACGAGATCTTGGTCGCGAGGAACGCGTTCGCGCTGACCTTGACGAGTTCCGCCGTGGCGAGGTCCGTGGTGATGACCGGGCACCCCTCGGCGATCGGTGCGGCGTAGACCTCGCGGATGACGGCGTCGGCCTCGGGCGAGGCGCCGCCCCAGACGAGCCGGTCCGGGTGCAGGGTGTCCTCGACGGCCTTGCCCTCGCGGAGGAACTCGGGGTTCCAGATGAGTTCCGCGTCGATGCCGGTGGGCGTGAACTCCCGGACGAGCTCGCGGAGGCGGGCTGCGGTGCCGACGGGGACGGTCGACTTGCCGACGATGAGGCCGGGGTGCGTGAGGTGCTCGGCGACGCCGCGGGTGGCTGCCTCGACGTACGCGAGGTTCGCGGCGTGCGAGCCGGCCTTCTGCGGGGTGCCGACGCAGACGAAGTGCACGTCGGCCGCGGCGACGGCCTCGGGGAGCGACGCCGTGAACCGGAGCTTGCCGCTCGCCACGTGCTTCGTGATGAGCTCGGGCAGCCCGGGCTCGAAGAACGGGACCTCGCCGGCGGTGAGGGCGGCGAGCTTCGCGGGGTCGACGTCCACGCCGATGGTCTCGAAGCCCATCTCGGCCATGGCGGCCGCGTGGGTGGCACCGAGGTAACCGGTGCCGATGACGCTGATGACGGGTGCGGGGCGGACGTCCGACGAGGACGTCGCGGATGCGGACGGGGTCTTCTTCTGAGCGGTCACTGCTCGACCTCCTGCAGGTCGTAGTCGATGTCGGTCCGCGCGATGCCCTCTCGGAAGGTCTCGAGGCTGTCGGCGCGGGAGTTGAGTCGCCAGTCGTTGGTGGTGCGGGCACCGTCGACGATCGTGGTGGCGGTCAGGCTGAAGTAGTTGAAACCGATGACGTCGGCGTTCGCGGGGTCCGCGAGAGCGTCGAAGAGCGACGAGATCCAGCGGGACTTCTGCGAGTCGGAGACGCTGCCGCCGGTCTCGGTGGCACCGATCTCGTTGAGGACGATGCCCTTGCCCGGGGCGATCTCGCGGAGTTGGGCGAGCGTGGCACCGAAGGTGTTCTCGAACGTCGGCTGCTCGGTGGCGTCGCGGTAGTAGCCGCTCATGCCGACCCAGTCCACGTACTCCGAGCCCGGGTAGTAGTTCCGCATGTAGTCGACGGTCTGGTACTTCGGGTTGCCGAGCTTGTCGATGCGCGACGGGGACCAGTCCCAGATGGCGTACTGGTTCGCGCCGTTGTCCTGGAACACCTTCCAGACGTGCTTCCACATCGCAACGTAGGAGCCGGCCGCGTTCTGCTGCTTCGTCGACTCGGACCAGTTGTACCACTGGCCGTTCATCTCGTGGTCGAAGCGGATCACGAGGGGCATCCCGTTCGCGGCGACGTCCTTCGCGTACTTCGTGAGGTAGGCGTCGAACTTCCCGGAGAGGATGTCCTCGTTCGTGTAGCCCGGCACGTACGGCTCGTCGTTGCCGGTCCTGGCGGGCACGGACTCCCACGTCATCATCGGCAGACGGCCGTTCGCCCACGAGCGCTGGACGGCGTTCGCGTTGAAGTCCTGG
This is a stretch of genomic DNA from Curtobacterium sp. 458. It encodes these proteins:
- a CDS encoding glycosyl hydrolase — translated: MSDLIRSSGAWWAQSSKHARLTAVGTTAILVVLGLITWTVWVSPAGPVSTAVHQALGVTPPKKQVSAAELQTKLTAAQEKIWALEGKLDSSTAKAGSRGDQIADLKAQLASLQSQLGAAKGRSGGSANASGSGSGSDGAGSSGGSGSGTSAGGSGPSGGGASAGGSGASAGGSGSGGNASNPNTGPSTDPGAEPVSAPSKAQVLGQQSRWYGLYTAQSPFNWSEYDQVSQEVGKATNMVGFFQGFDQDFNANAVQRSWANGRLPMMTWESVPARTGNDEPYVPGYTNEDILSGKFDAYLTKYAKDVAANGMPLVIRFDHEMNGQWYNWSESTKQQNAAGSYVAMWKHVWKVFQDNGANQYAIWDWSPSRIDKLGNPKYQTVDYMRNYYPGSEYVDWVGMSGYYRDATEQPTFENTFGATLAQLREIAPGKGIVLNEIGATETGGSVSDSQKSRWISSLFDALADPANADVIGFNYFSLTATTIVDGARTTNDWRLNSRADSLETFREGIARTDIDYDLQEVEQ
- a CDS encoding UDP-glucose/GDP-mannose dehydrogenase family protein translates to MTAQKKTPSASATSSSDVRPAPVISVIGTGYLGATHAAAMAEMGFETIGVDVDPAKLAALTAGEVPFFEPGLPELITKHVASGKLRFTASLPEAVAAADVHFVCVGTPQKAGSHAANLAYVEAATRGVAEHLTHPGLIVGKSTVPVGTAARLRELVREFTPTGIDAELIWNPEFLREGKAVEDTLHPDRLVWGGASPEADAVIREVYAAPIAEGCPVITTDLATAELVKVSANAFLATKISFINAISEMCAITGADVSTLADALGHDARIGRKFLNAGLGFGGGCLPKDIRALMHRANELGAGRVVGFMQQVDEINMGQRERVIDMAIEAVGGSVLNRRVAVIGAAFKPLTDDVRDSPALNVAAALHLRGAQVSLWDPEANETARRSFPTLTYAATKEAAIEGADVVLVLTEWDEIIEASPVSLGEVVGRRVVIDARNCLPVEDWVEAGWTVRSLGRPTPVTGAPVSVAAGANDVLATAR